The window CCTGGAGATGCAAAGGATCTTAGTTAGTGAAACTCCAGATAAGAATGGCCATGTCGCATCAAGGGACCTGggtgtcaaggattcaattattggGAACAGTCTCTCTCACTTAGGGATACGGCTGCATATATTTGAACCTCCCCGAATCCCCATTTCCAGGATTCTCATAATTGGGTCACCCTATATTTAATCAGGAGATCACTAACCAAGAGAATCACAAGTAGATAATAAGAAGAGATGAGGACATAAAGCAAAAAATACTACACAGATATGGAAGATCTTATGTTTGAGAGGCTTCAAGTTCTTAGTCTgtgcattttcatcatttggtAAGATTTAATAATTGCTCCAAGGAAGTCAATGTCATTGCATCTaattaaaaaggagaaaagaaaagaatactTGTTATATTGTTATAAATCTGAAAATGGAGAACTGAGTGGTACTTTTATTTCATCTTTTTAACCCTATTGATCTCTGCTATATAAATAGATATCATAAAGGAAGAAATAAAAAACCTGTACTCTATCACTTCACCGTCATGATTTAACAAACTCTGAGTTTTATTTGCATCTAGTATGGAACACAAGCCTGACAGTGTGGAATTCACCTTTTCTTAAGTTTGTTtacaattttgtttttcttttggtgCCATAGCAAACCACCCACTGATTTATTACTATAAAATGATGGATATTTTACTTCCTGGGCCTCTGTTAAATTTTACCATCTTCTCTCTTTGCTTTTATTCATTATAGTGTATTCAAGACAAAATACGAAGCACGCATATTATTAAGCAAGCAAATAAAAGGATTGACAAATAATCAGTAACATCAGAAAAATCTCCTCTGCTGCCTCAGATGAATGAAGGAAAATTGGACTTATCTTTATGGATACATGGATGCCAGTCAAGAGTCGAGGTAATTACAAGAATGACACAATTTTGACAAACATTAGAAAAGCAAACACAATCGTTGCTTTTCCTAGTGCCTGAAAATCTTTACTACTTTTTTCAGTCATTTGCCCTCAGAATCCCCAAAAAAATTCTCTGTCGACCAGTTacaaaataattataattgatTCTTCCAATGTGTTGCAGCTAGAGAGCATTGATTTCACCAATACAAGTTTGAGCAAAGTCTTGCTCAGAAGTAGCAACAGACAACCCACAAATGACACTGTTGCTGCAGTAAGATCAAAATTGGGCATCATCCACTCACATTAAGAGCCAGAAGTAGTAACCCAACTTTTTTTACTGCAGTTTTTAACTTCTGCAAGGCAAATATATGAAGGAAGATTCCAACAAAGGCATAAATAATCTGCACTAATATAAAAAAACTTGAGACACTAAAAAGAATGAACTCTTTGTTTCAATAAAATCTTTGATCAGTCAACTACTGAATCCTTATTTAGTAAATGCTACTACAAGCTCTTAGATTGTAGGATGCAGCAAAGAACAATGGTTGGCATAAATTGAGAAAACAGAAATCCAAAGAATCACACAAGAGGTAGTCCATGCAGCATACCATGAAAAGGGAACACGGCAAGCCAAATAGAACCAATAATTGAAACTACTAAAAAGACTGAACTCTTTGCTTCAATAACATCTTTGATCAGTCAACTATttaatccttaattaattaatacAAGCTCTTAGATTGCAGGATGCAGCAAAGAACAATGGTTGGCATAAGTTGAGAAAACAGATATATCCAAACAATCACGCAAGAGGTAGTTCATGCAGCATACCATGAAAAGGGAACACAGCAAACCAACATAACTTGTCATTCTCACCTGGCTTGAAGAACACGGAGAGGCCAAAATCGATGAGTTTGAGAGACGAATCATCCTCCTTATTGACCAGTAAGAAATTCTCGGGCTTGAGATCCCTATGCATAACCCCTAAAGAATGGCAAGCCTCGACAACCCCAACGATGATCCTGATCAGCTCGGCGGCCTTGCGCTCGCTGTAGTGCCCGCGCTCGATGATCCGGTCGAAGAGCTCGCCGCCGCCGCACAGTTCCATGACGATGTGCACGCAGAGGGAGTCCTCGTAGGCGCCCTTGATGGTGACGATGTTCTTGTGGCCAGAGAGGTGGTGCAGGATCTGGATCTCCCGCCGCACGTCCTCCACGTCCTCCTTAGAGATGAGCTTCCGCTTGGTGATGGACTTGCAGGCGTACTCGGCGCCGGTGGCGAGCTCGGTGCAGAGGTAGGTGGTGCCGAACTGGCCCTGCCCGAGCTTGCGCCCAAGGGCATAGAGGTCGCGGATGTTGGGGGTGGGGTGCCCGAGGACGTGACAGCTGGCGCCGGCGCCGGCGGGGTCGACGCCCCGCCTCATGACGACAGCGACGGCGGTGACCGAGGCGGCGGGGGGGGCGGGCTTGGGGGTGTCGTCGTCGTCGGACGAGGAACTGGTAGAGGAGCAGGAGCGGCGGTTAGATGACGGCTTTGGGTGGGTGGGGTGGTGGTGTCTGCTACCGAAAAACCCTCGGCAGGTATTGCCCATCAAACGAGGTGAAGAGGTCGCATCGATGTTTTCTTTGGCTCTTCCTCCTTTTTCTCTCCGCCGATTTCGGGAGCGGATCGCAGAAATTGGAGCAGAACCGGAGCTGATCGTAAGCTGGGAAGCGATGAGATCGTTATCAGACAAGAACAACACGGACGCGAGAAGGGGAAGACGACGAAGTGAGGCGGGCGAAGAACGAGGGAAGGAAGAAGGTGCTGACCGACTCTGCTTccctctaaaaaaaaaaaaatccaactaaATGCAAGTAAAATACAGATAAAGACGTTCCCACGCGCAATCCTTACCCATATTCTCATTCGAGGAGGTTACCTCCCGTGTCACTTGTGAAAAGAAATCTTTTTTCGCTGTCTCCACCATCCGAACCTCTCTCAATAGCCGACGTGCTACTTGCGGGTCCCACCTTTTATCCGGCCAATCATAGAAGAGAAAGGTTGGTCACGTCGGCAGTTCAAGATGACTTTTCCTCCGCTGTCCTTTGCTGCCATTGCAACTCATCGCGTAATCCACTCGCGTGTCTTATCGGCGTGGGAATAGGAACTTCTCCGGAGAAGATGACGCGGTTTGAAGAGCTGAAAAGAGAGCGTCCAGATACCCACCAAAAGACACACGCAGTGATGGGTGGTAGAGCCCATATTCCCTGAGATCGACGGTTCGGATCGTTTGGGTTTCTTCTGGGGGCTTCACTGCGCGTGAGGAAAAAGAGATCATTCCTCTTCTTGTCATTGGTCCAAGCGATCTTGTGCTCGTGGGCGGCGGATTCGCGTGCCGCGGCCACCACTTGCACAACTCATCCTCCTCTGGTTCCGCGAGACGACGGAATTGACGCGCAAATCTTCATATGCGAAATATGCGCAAGCATCAAGTACATGGTCTAATAGTTCCAGGGAAGACTATTAAATGGATAAGTTTCAAGCTTTCCATGGAAGACTATTATTATGCATGATCTAAATCTTAGTCTCAATCTTAATATATCTTGATTAGTGATACCGTAATTTGGGGAAAATTACTGTTGCTACTATTATTTCAAGGTGCATCGAAGCGTTGACCAAACCAAAATGGATAGCGGTCAGTGTTGAGGTGGTTCAAAAGGCATTAAAATCCGTGAAAGTCAACTGCACCAGTAGTGAGAGACCATAAGTAAGATGAACAGGAGCACTTTAAATGCCCAAGGAAAGATCTTAATGGTATCATCAGACGATCTATGCAGAGTAGTAAGTAATTGACTCCTTCCTACTCTTTTCGTTTTACTTAGGTTGGATAGTCATGCTGGggaaaccatcaaggacaaagtcAAGCACTGTCACATACCTAAgatgataattttaaatcatcCTCAGGTGCACTGCTCGATCAGATTAATCGAGTCAAATATGATCAATAGTTTGGGATTTTAGATAGGTAATATCATTTACGTGGGCTTAATCATTTATGCTAAACAGGTTAAATGATATTACGTGTAACGTCAACAGCTTCCtactatcatcatcatcagcatgaTCTCCTGCGGTTGGTGGTTGTACCCCACGGCAGCACTTTCCGAGCAAGGAAGAGAAGCACACAACTTTCCTCTCGAGACGAGCATTGACGGACCACAACCATTATGTGTGAACCCGTCACTTTCCAAGAGGATCATGAGGCAGCCATAGAAGAAGGTTGAACCTTGATGAAGGGTGGATCTCAACTACCTTGACGGAGACATGACCTatcctttcttctctctctcacaTTCTGTATACTCCGCAAGCCTGTGATACTCAGTTTGAAATTGGACCCTGAGATTAATGTTTACTAAGAAAGAGAGTAAATTTTGGAGATAGTTTTTAGAAATCGATTTGGCCCATTAATGTATTTTATAATAAAACAGGTGAGTTTGGCTCCATTAATGAACACCATTGACTTTGAAAGGTGACAATCAACTACTCAAATATGATGTTAGACCAGTCAACACTGACTAATATGATCAGCAGTCTACAGAAGaccatatatttatttaaaaattaaaataaatattttgcaactacaagaaaataaaattgagTTTTAATAATTATGATATAGAAAAATTGTGGTAGCTGGGTATCCATCCATCTTGCTGTCATGTTGATAATAGCCAGCCATCAACACCATTTCCCGAGGGAATACAACGTAGCACCTCACTCTCCATGAAGGTTCTTAACTTGTCGACACTGGTTGGTGCATTTGAGTGTAAGATCAACATGCATGGAGAATATTTGGACGGCAGACATTTTGGACCCAACAACCACAACATCATCTAAGACTCCTCTATTACTTCATGTAATTAAATATCCAAGTTCCATGGTACATCAATATATAAGGAAGGACCAGAAGTCATGGGGCCAAATTAGTGGTCAACGTCACCTTTTGCTTTCCTTCCCCTTTACGCTTCAGTGCTAGTGAGGTGAGATTGGCTAAGAAACTGCAACATCACAGATGTGGATCACTGTAAGCTTAGGACATCGAGCAGGGGTCATGCAGGCTAAGCATTACACGGTATAACCAGTAATAAGCTTGGAAATTAAGGACATGTAGCCAATGTGAGGCAGCTTAACAATGGCGGAATCATCACTGAGTGAGTCATCTTCCACTAATGGAACTCTGACTCAGGCGCCCTCCTACAAAAAGTAGCCCCACGAGAGGCAGCTCGATCTCATGTTGAGTGTTCATCACAGGCCACACGAAAGCAGGCTTCTCAGCTGCAGGATTTGGAGGAAGAGCTCCGCCGCCTAGAACCTGGAGAGCCATCCTCATCGATGGCCTCTTTTGATGGTTTGGATGGCAACATGCCAACGCCAACCTCAGCACGCGTTCCATTTGCACCTCATCGTACTCTTCGCTCAGCCTCGGGTCCGCTGCAGCCAAGATCCTCCCACTTCCATGTAGATCCCACAACCAGTCCACGATGTAATCTGAACCACCTCCGTCGAACTCAGCCTCCTCGTCGCAGGGTCGAACGTAGTTGTTACCGGGCCTTCGGCCGCAGGCGACCTCCATGGCGAACACACCAAAGGCATACACATCAGTCTCGGGACTCGCCCGGCCGGTGAAGTAACACTCGGGCGCCATGTAACCTCGAGTTCCAGCTACTGCGGTGGTGGAATGGTGGGACTTGTCGTCGCGTTCGATGGCTCGCGCCAGGCCGAAGTCCCCCAGCCGGGCATTGTATTCGTCGTCCAGCATCACGTTGCTCGCCTTGATGTCCCTGTGAAGCACCCTTTTGATGCTTCCGTGGTGGAGGTAGTCCAGAGCGGAGGCCACCCCGGAGATTATCTTGTACCTCGTCGCCCAGTCAAGAACAGGGAGCTCTGCTACTGTGCCCTCCTTCCCAAATATATACCTGTCCAAGCTGCCTCTGTGCAAGAATTCATACACCAGGAGCAGCTCCCTGTCCTCGTTACACCACCCGATCAGTTTCACGAGGTTCCGGTGCGAGAGCTGGCTGATGGTCGTCACCTCCGCGATGAATTCTCGCTCTCCCCTGTGCGAATTCCTTGAGATCCTCTTGACAGCCGCTTCCATGTCGAAGTCCTTCAGGTAACCTCTGTAGACAGTTCCGAACCCGCCTTTGCCGAGCTGCCTGCTTGGATCGAAGTTGGCCGTCGCATCTTTGAGCTCCTTTAGCTGAAATCTAACCGGTCGCTTGCTGCAATCCTCGAGGATTAGTTCTATGTCTTGTCTCACCATCTTTCTGTCGTATCTAAATAGTCTCcctttctccttcttcttccagtATAAGAAAACGGCAAAAGCAGGCAACAGTGGAAGCATGGTAAACAACCAAATCGATCtcaaactcttcttcttcttcggcgtTCCAATGTCTTCGGTGTCCAGCGAGCTAAAAGACCAATATTTGATCTGGTTCATTTGAGTGAAATTGCTAGTGGATCCAGAAAATCCCACCCAGACATCCTCCGACAAGTAGACTGACAGATCGATCAACCATGTAAACACCAGAGTATTACTGATCGCCGATGTGCCATTAACCAAGGCAGCAGAGAGTAGAAATGATTTTGACACGGCATCAAATGAGATGCTGACTCCAACATCGGTGCCGCTCGAAATGTTTATGCCAACAGCTCCAAACGGCACCTGATAGACGGATTCGATGCCGTTGACGTCGAGGCCGACGTGGTTGTCGTCGAGGTCATTGGCGTAGCTCTTCCTGGTGTCGAATTCGACGGCAACGAAATGGTTCGAGGTCACGTTATCGGTTCGATTGTTGACCACGCCAAGCCACTGCCCGCTGCTATTGGTCGGAAGCCTTGGGTTGTTTGTGAGGATGAAAGCCAGGCCTTCCCCTCCTGGTTGAGATAGCGAGCGGATGTTGAACACAAAGGAAGTGTTGATGGATGTAAGGCTCGATCCATTGCTCCTGCGTAGCTTGAAGGCTTCCTTGTAGAAGACTCTTCCCGATTGGTAAGCTGGGTTGCCGGAATTTGGTGTGATTTGCAGAGCACCATCACCGATGCTTGAGCTATTGCTGAAGACGAAATCAGTCGAATTCTGCGCAGAAAAGTCAGGGTAGTAGAACTCTAAGCTCTGGGCCTTCGTGACGACACAGAGTACTGCAACCGCTACTATCGACGAACACCGGATCAGCTGGCTGGGAGATGGCATGATGATAACCCGGAGATGGAAAAACTTAAGGAGAAGGTGAAGGGATTATACTCTCCGAGGAGAAATAAAATCAACAAAAAAGTCGaccaagaaaaacaaaatggaaGCAGCAGCAACACGTCAATGTCTAATAATAAGATGAGATTTGATCCGCGGCAGATGGATCTTCTACCAACCGATTTTTAATTCTTTGTTGAGAGCAAAGAATGCGACAGATCGGAAGCTTTGAATTTTTGGGAGACTAGCCAATGACATCTCGTCGCAAAATCTTATGGAGGATGGGAACCAACGAATCCCTCAAGAGCTGAGTCATGACAGCTCCGTCGAGTGAATTCAAAGCATGTTTTGCAAGTACTTGGAACAGACGAAGCATCTACCCAGTGAATTCAACGCGTTCTCAGGTTGACTTTGGCATATCATACTGCTACTCCCTCCATTTTCTGATGTTATGTGCAAGTCGTAAAAGTCAATTGTAAACTACCAGAAACTTGTGTATCTTAAATTTTGACACGGCAACCGCGATTAGTTACTGATAGAAAAGTTAAATTAAAAACCATTTTTATCTCTCTTACACGATACAAGTTATATTGGAGATCAAAAGACAAACATACGGTGAATGCAAGTGGCGTTGCTCTCTCCGCAGAACCAGCAGGGCGCCACCCCGAACCTTCTGCATGTTTGATGTCTTTTCTAACGGAGATCGAGGACATGCATGCTGCCGGCGGTGGTTACAGAAAGGGGCAGGTGAATCTTCGACCTCCTCGAattccccttctccctctccaTCACTTGCTCGTCGTCCTATCTGTAAAAGTTGCAGTGAGAGAAAGAAACTAGAGAGATGAAGAAGACAAGCATACACCATTCAGAAGCTCTTTAACACAGCAATATCTGATACTAAAAATAAGCAAACAAATGACGTCGGTAACTTCTGCAGAACAAAATTTGATCCATGTATTGTTTATTGGATCATGTTACGAAGGATGTATGAACGGTAAAGGAAATGCTGATCCAGTCGTTCCTAATTTCCTGCATCGTGGACCGAGGAGAGTCCCTCCAAAGTTATGttgttggtgaacctttacgcATTGATCGAGATATCAACATGACTAAGTCTAATCTCGGATACACAAGATTGTCCATGTAAAAGCTCAAGTGGAAGAAGTGGGCATTGGGTCGGGTTGAGCTGTGGGCCTCATCGTCGGGCTCCGTTGAAGTTGGGAGAAGGATTTTCCGACTCGACCCCTCTAAAGTTTAAGTTAGAGTATGATAGAATAAGAGAGAGTTCTGTTCGAAGTCTCTCCTCAATGATCAAAGGGCTGGCTTTTATACTTACGATGGGGTGATCGATCATACGTGGTCCTTTAATGACTATCGACGCCTTGGGAGGATGActtatactctacagatgagcgtTGATCGACCCGTACAAGTTGGCATCGTGCGGCGTCGTCCCGAGTTTTGCAAAATAGCTTTGGGGTGTCCGACGTTGACCTGTACGGCCCCGAACAATGCGAAGGTCACGTGGTCACCTCGTCCGGGTCTAAAGTATCGTTCTGCGTCTGCCCAAAGTTCCTTTGTCTGCTACCACATGGATGGTGCTAACATGTGTCATATCATATGTCATCCAAGCTAGTCTTTTGAGCTTGTTGATCTAATCGTATCGGTCAAACCATTTGATGCGGaggattttctttttcctttgttttattttttttatttttttaacataatcttttttaaaaaatattataaaataataattaacctcaaatttattttttcataaaataattaatttagattaatgattctaaatttaaaattaattaaatcataaaaagtacatataatttattaaaaataattatatctaattaaataaaaatagaactattattaaattaataattattctaacatcataattcaattattactatttattaattataaaattttaaaattaaaatattattatgcatcatacaacttataataatttaaatattcaatattttaaaatataaataaaaattgatttcgaaaAACTATCAGAGTCTCTTCCAAAGTTAACAAAtaagttaatttttatttttaatttattttcacacacaaaaataaatttataatatttatttcttatgatttACGCACAAAAATATGAATTaaactatttattttttaagaatcACATCATTTATTAAGAAATaaaccaattaataatttaattaatttataaaatgtttaattattcacatgattaaaaaattaattttaatcatttccttaaccatGATATTATACAAACAATaaagaataattaaaaaaaaaacaacactataagagagaaaaaaaatatttctttaataTGAGTCAAAGCACTGCTTAGAGTACTTACATTATTGGATTATCTCATATATCTATTCATATGTCTATTTATCTCACATTAGATATCTCATATGTCTTTTTCATTTCGATAAGAGTCTATATTCACTACCCGATATATCTTTTTCATTCTATCGAAAATTAATTTTACAATTTATTAGCTTATAACCTTCCTCTATGTGGTAATGATTTCTAGCAccatgatttttactataatgatacTATCCATAAATAACATCTatagataatattattatttcgTAAATTGGATTTCACTTGAATGCCACTTCCATTGTAAGCTTTACCTTCGTCACCCTCACATTTCTCTTCCTCATTTTTTGTCACTCGGCTAATTCACTAACCTCTCCAACACTACAATCTGTCACGAAGGAGAAATTCTTCTGAAAAAACAACAATCAAACATAAATCAAAAGTTCACAAAATTCAATTGTCGTCTACAAGATAATCAAATATAAAGAATAGTATCTCTTgagtcaatcaaaatatttgaaatatttatataataatcaaATCCTAATCGGTAAGGATTTCTTTCCATATTTCAATTTCTTACTTTAACCTTATTATAACGTCAAATATTATTTTTGCAATCCTTCGTTTACATATTGCTTGAAGATGCATTGAAGTAGACATTTATTTTCTCTATTGAAATAATTTCAGAGATACAACTCTATCTCAAATCTACATCAGTTCTTTTAGAAAACAAATTCTTTTCTAGCAAACTTTATGATATTCTGGAAACCTGATTTTTTTTCGGTAAAAAATTATTTACATAAACcatttaaaagaatatttttccATTGAAAAAACTAATTTAACATAATTTCGTAGAAAACTGTAATTAGATTTTAAGAAAAACTCCTTTTTCTTTGGTTTTTAAGCAAGTCAAATAATTCCAtatgtaaataaaataatttacaatttACAATCGAGCAATCACTCCTTAAATTATTAGAGCCTCAGTGATTTAACAGTAAAATCGATCCTTTCTCGCAGAAAAGAAGGATTTGGAGAATAAATATTCCCTATCCTATCGAAAATAATCGTCTACTATATAGATCATATTAATTTAAACCCTCTTTATGCTACCAATTTCCTCTTAGTTGTatgtatgttcatgatgatgtccgAGCACCAAACGAGAAGGAAAAATAAATAggggaaaaataaattaaaattttcttccaTATATATGCCTTTGATTTGCGATAAATTTATAAGTAATATATGCCATCAACGTTTTTGGTACTTGACTTTTCCTTGTTGTGGGTCCCATGATTCCCCAATCGCAAGGCAGGTAGGTAAGAGAGTTCCAACGGGTGGATGCCAAAATGGTGCAATGGTTAAAAGAAGTGTATCATTCTATAGGTCTCGATCTGAACTGTCTGTTTTAGATCGTACGTTGTGGAGTCCATTGAAATGGGTCTGACTTCACCAAGCGCCAAATGAGATCCCAACGAGGCGGCCCGGGTTAGCTCGACGCGTCCTACTCCGGCTCACTTGCGCCGGGCCAAATCCTACCTGCTTCCGCTTGCCTGTTCCCATCTGGGTGACGCTCTTCCCCACCCGATTCGCTTCTCCGTCTCGtccagatctctctctctctcgctcgctcgctcgcttgcGCAGGTACACCGTCCCTCAAGTGCGCTGCCGATCTCTGACGCCCCTCCGCCAAGATCCGACGGCAAGGAGGGACCCGATCGGCGAGGCGGCGGCCGCCTTGGATCCGTCGTCGATGGTGGGCCCCGCGGCCGCGGCGCAGCTGGGCGCCCTAGCGGCGTGCATCGTCCTCTTCGTGCCGCTGGGCATGGCCGGGTGGCACCTTAGCCGCAACAAGGTCCTCTTCTTCAGCGGCGCCCTCTTCATCTCACTCGCCGTTGCCGTCCACCTCGCCCCCCACCTCCCAtccctctctcttctcctcctctcctccctctctccctccGCTCCCATCATCAGTACcacatcctcctcttcctccgatcCAATTACCACGCCTACCTTCTCCTCTTGCCTCCCTTTCCTCCACGACGTCGATTGGCATCAAGAATCCCCTTCCTCTCCACCGACCTGGCGGTGGACGCAGCCTCCGCACGCCGCCGCCTGCGGCTTCCAGCGACTCCCCCGCGCCGACGCCTCCGACCTCCTCAACGGCTCCTGGATCCTCGTCGCCGGCGACTCCCAGGCTCGGCTTCTCGCCCTTgctctcctccgcctcctcctcgacCCCGTCGCCCTCCCGCCCGTCGAGGCTGACCTCTTCCGCCGCCACTCGGACTACCATGCCGCCCTCCCCACCCGCGGCCTCACCCTCGACTTCGTCTGGGCCCCCTTCGAGTCCAACCTCACGGCCCTCCTTCGCGGCCTCCGCCGCCGCAGCCCCGCTTCCCGCCCTGACGTGCTAATCCTCGGCTCCGGCCTCTGGCACATGCTGCATTTCACCAACTCGTCCCTCTACGGCGAGTCCCTCGTCTCACTCAAGCGCGCCGCCGTCGCGCTGCTCTCCACCGCACCGGCACAGCCACCCCACATGTTCTGGCTTGGGTTGCCGACGCTGGTCAACTCGATGCTGAACACCGAGGAGAAGAGGGCGAGGATGAATGCGACGGTGTGGGATGAGTATGACCGCGAGGTGAGCGAGAGTACCATCCTGCGAAGCTCCGGGGGGCCGTTGTTACTGCTAGATATCGGATTGTTGAGCCAGGGCTGCGGACAGGGTTGTACAACCGACGGGATGCACTACGACAGTGTGGTATACGAGGCAGCCTTTCACATTATGCTTAATGCTCTGTTGATCGAGTCCCAGCAGCGGATATGAAGCCCGGcgattgattgcttcgagggTTCACTTGGTCGAGATCTCTCCTTCGAACCTTGAAAAGGTGTGCCCTTCAGTTACTCAATATTTAGATCTTGTTTACTACTGAACATTCTCTTTCAATGTTTCTTCTTCACTTTTGATACCGAGCATTTTCTTACTATGTTTTTCTTTGCTTTTTGATTGTAGCGCTTGAAAGTTGGAAGCATGTTGTTAAGTATTGACATTCTTTCTTTCAGCACGATAAGATGTATCATGTAACTTCTTTCACTATAA of the Musa acuminata AAA Group cultivar baxijiao chromosome BXJ3-2, Cavendish_Baxijiao_AAA, whole genome shotgun sequence genome contains:
- the LOC135631379 gene encoding probable L-type lectin-domain containing receptor kinase S.5, yielding MPSPSQLIRCSSIVAVAVLCVVTKAQSLEFYYPDFSAQNSTDFVFSNSSSIGDGALQITPNSGNPAYQSGRVFYKEAFKLRRSNGSSLTSINTSFVFNIRSLSQPGGEGLAFILTNNPRLPTNSSGQWLGVVNNRTDNVTSNHFVAVEFDTRKSYANDLDDNHVGLDVNGIESVYQVPFGAVGINISSGTDVGVSISFDAVSKSFLLSAALVNGTSAISNTLVFTWLIDLSVYLSEDVWVGFSGSTSNFTQMNQIKYWSFSSLDTEDIGTPKKKKSLRSIWLFTMLPLLPAFAVFLYWKKKEKGRLFRYDRKMVRQDIELILEDCSKRPVRFQLKELKDATANFDPSRQLGKGGFGTVYRGYLKDFDMEAAVKRISRNSHRGEREFIAEVTTISQLSHRNLVKLIGWCNEDRELLLVYEFLHRGSLDRYIFGKEGTVAELPVLDWATRYKIISGVASALDYLHHGSIKRVLHRDIKASNVMLDDEYNARLGDFGLARAIERDDKSHHSTTAVAGTRGYMAPECYFTGRASPETDVYAFGVFAMEVACGRRPGNNYVRPCDEEAEFDGGGSDYIVDWLWDLHGSGRILAAADPRLSEEYDEVQMERVLRLALACCHPNHQKRPSMRMALQVLGGGALPPNPAAEKPAFVWPVMNTQHEIELPLVGLLFVGGRLSQSSISGR
- the LOC103975831 gene encoding protein ALTERED XYLOGLUCAN 9; this translates as MVGPAAAAQLGALAACIVLFVPLGMAGWHLSRNKVLFFSGALFISLAVAVHLAPHLPSLSLLLLSSLSPSAPIISTTSSSSSDPITTPTFSSCLPFLHDVDWHQESPSSPPTWRWTQPPHAAACGFQRLPRADASDLLNGSWILVAGDSQARLLALALLRLLLDPVALPPVEADLFRRHSDYHAALPTRGLTLDFVWAPFESNLTALLRGLRRRSPASRPDVLILGSGLWHMLHFTNSSLYGESLVSLKRAAVALLSTAPAQPPHMFWLGLPTLVNSMLNTEEKRARMNATVWDEYDREVSESTILRSSGGPLLLLDIGLLSQGCGQGCTTDGMHYDSVVYEAAFHIMLNALLIESQQRI